In a single window of the Stegostoma tigrinum isolate sSteTig4 chromosome 49, sSteTig4.hap1, whole genome shotgun sequence genome:
- the hsd17b10 gene encoding 3-hydroxyacyl-CoA dehydrogenase type-2, with translation MAPLRTVKGLVGLVTGGASGLGRATVERLVQQGASAVIVDLPTSEGASVAQDLGESCVFAPADVTSEADVKSAVALAKEKFGHLDIAVNCAGIAVAVKTYNFKKDIAHSLEDFQRVINVNVAGTFNVIRLAVAEMGRNEPDADGQRGVVVNTASVAAYDGQVGQAAYSASKGGIVGMTLPIARDLAPQGIRVVTIAPGLFSTPLLAGLPEKVQNFLARQVPFPSRLGNPAEYAHLVQSIVENPMLNGEVIRLDGAIRMQP, from the exons ATGGCGCCACTGAGGACGGTGAAG GGTTTGGTCGGATTGGTGACGGGAGGGGCTTCAGGACTTGGCCGGGCAACTGTCGAGAGGCTGGTGCAGCAAGGGGCGAGTGCCGTGATTGTGGACCTACCTACGTCAGAAGGAGCTAGTGTGGCCCAGGATCTGGGGGAGAGTTGTGTGTTTGCACCGGCCGAT GTCACCTCCGAGGCAGACGTTAAAAGTGCTGTGGCCCTGGCCAAGGAGAAATTTGGCCACCTGGACATCGCAGTGAATTGCGCGGGCATTGCAGTGGCAGTGAAAACTTACAACTTCAAGAAGGACATTGCTCACAGTCTCGAGGACTTCCAGAGAGTGATCAAT GTCAACGTCGCAGGGACCTTTAACGTGATTCGTCTAGCTGTCGCTGAGATGGGGAGGAACGAACCGGATGCAGATGGTCAGCGGGGCGTGGTTGTTAACACTGCTAGTGTCGCGGCCTACGATGGGCAG GTAGGACAGGCAGCATATTCAGCCTCCAAAGGTGGAATTGTCGGCATGACCCTCCCCATTGCCCGGGACTTAGCACCCCAAGGGATCCGGGTGGTCACCATCGCACCAG GCCTGTTCTCCACTCCGTTGCTGGCTGGCCTCCCAGAGAAAGTGCAGAACTTTCTGGCTCGTCAGGTCCCCTTCCCCAGCCGCCTGGGGAACCCGGCTGAGTATGCCCACTTAGTGCAGTCCATCGTGGAGAACCCCATGCTCAATGGGGAGGTCATCCGACTGGATGGTGCCATTCGAATGCAACCCTAG